The sequence below is a genomic window from Rhizobium sp. NXC14.
ACGTCGGCCGCGCCGGAACATTCGAAGACGACATCGACGCCCCAGCCGTCGGTTTCGCGGGCTATGACACTCTTCAGGTCCTGCGAGCGTACGTTGACGGTCATGATGGCAGGGTCGAGCTTGCGCGCTACGGCAAGCTTTTCGTCGACAACATCGGTAACGATAACTCTGGCGCAACCAGCCGACAGCGCCGCGATCGCTGTCACCATGCCGATCGGCCCGGCGCCCGTGACCAGCGCGATCGCACCGGGCGTCAGCCTCGCCTTGGAAACTGCTTGAAAGCCTACAGCCAGCGGCTCGACCATAGCGCCAGCGGCGTAGGAAACGTTATCCGGAAGCTTAAAGGTGAAGGCCGCCGGGTGGACCACGCTCGGTCGGAGTACGCCATGCACCGGCGGCGTCGCCCAGAAGCGCACCGCGGGATCGAGATTGTAGAGACCCAGCCGCGACGCGCGACTTTGAGGGTCGGGAATGCCGGGCTCCATGCAAACACGGTCGCCCACTTTCAGGTTCTGTACCGCGCTGCCGACCTCTTCGATGATGCCGGCGGCTTCGTGGCCGAGGATCATTGGCTCGCGCACAACGAACGGGCCGATCGCGCCGTGGGTGTAATAGTGAACGTCCGATCCGCAGACGCCGACGGTCTTGATGGCGATGCGCACGTCGGTTGGACCGAGCGCCTCCTTCGGGTCCAGGTCGCGAATGCGCAGTTCGTCTTTGCGTTCGAGGACGAGTGATCTCATGTCTTCAGCCCTTTCGGATAATGAACACGGCGAGCGCCAGGCAGAGCACCGTCGCCACCCATAGGGGCAATACGCCCTCCAGGAAGCGCATCCAGAGAAGATGCACTAGGATTAGGATCACGACCGAGATGAAGCCCCTGTCGAAGCCGTTGGTTCGGATAGGCAGGAATCCGTCGCGTTGGGTTTTCTGGGGTTGAACGCCAGCCATCATCTTACCCTTTCAATGCGCCGAACGTGAGGCCGGTCACGATGTGCTTCTGGACGAAGCCGAGCACGATTAGGGCCGGGAGCGTGGTCAGGAACGCCATCGCTGCCATCTCGCCCCAGTTCGTTCCGGTCACCGAGACATATTCTGCAAGCGCTGTCGTCACGGTCCTGGCGTGAGCCGACGACGTTAGGGTCGCTGCGAACAGGTACTCGTTCCAGGCGAAAATCCAGGTCAGGATGAAGGTGACGGCCAACCCCGGCCGCGCCAGCGGCAGGATGACGTTGGACAGCACCTGGCCGGTTGTCGCACCATCGACGCGCGCCGCTTCGTCAAGCTCCAGCGGAATCCCGTCGAGCATGCCCTTCAAGA
It includes:
- a CDS encoding NAD(P)-dependent alcohol dehydrogenase; the protein is MRSLVLERKDELRIRDLDPKEALGPTDVRIAIKTVGVCGSDVHYYTHGAIGPFVVREPMILGHEAAGIIEEVGSAVQNLKVGDRVCMEPGIPDPQSRASRLGLYNLDPAVRFWATPPVHGVLRPSVVHPAAFTFKLPDNVSYAAGAMVEPLAVGFQAVSKARLTPGAIALVTGAGPIGMVTAIAALSAGCARVIVTDVVDEKLAVARKLDPAIMTVNVRSQDLKSVIARETDGWGVDVVFECSGAADVIADTAHHGCPGGAIVLVGMPLKPVPLDVVIAQTKELRIEHVFRYAHVYPRIVALLGSNQINVDALITDTYAFEDSVEAFDYAVRPKPSSVKIQIELGR
- a CDS encoding DUF2160 family membrane protein codes for the protein MMAGVQPQKTQRDGFLPIRTNGFDRGFISVVILILVHLLWMRFLEGVLPLWVATVLCLALAVFIIRKG